The proteins below come from a single Mus musculus strain C57BL/6J chromosome 5, GRCm38.p6 C57BL/6J genomic window:
- the Clrn2 gene encoding clarin-2 yields MPGWFKKVWYGLASLLSFSSFLLIIVALSLPHWLSGKILCQTGVDLVNATDPELVKFIGDIYYGLFRGCKVRQCGLGGRQSQFTIFPHLVKELNAGLHVTILLLLFLALALALVSMGFAILNIIQVPYRAVNGPGGICLWNVLAGGVVALAIGSFMAAVKFHDLTERIANFQERLFQFVVVEEQYEESFWICVASASAHAANLVVVAISQIPLPEIKTKMEEATVTPEDILY; encoded by the exons ATGCCTGGATGGTTCAAAAAGGTGTGGTACGGGCTGGCATCTCTACTCAGTTTCTCATCCTTCCTTCTGATCATCGTCGCTTTGTCTCTGCCTCATTGGCTGAGTGGGAAAATCTTGTGTCAGACTGGAGTGGATTTGGTCAATGCCACAGACCCAGAACTGGTCAAATTCATCGGGGACATTTACTACGGGCTCTTCCGAGGATGCAAGGTGCGGCAATGCGGACTTGGGGGACGCCAGTCCCAATTTACAA TCTTCCCGCATCTGGTGAAGGAGCTCAATGCAGGCCTCCACGTCACAATTCTCTTGCTCCTCTTCCTGGCGTTGGCCCTGGCTCTGGTCAGCATGGGTTTTGCTATTCTCAACATCATTCAGGTCCCCTACAGAGCAGTCAATGGCCCTGGTGGCATCTGCCTTTGGAATGTCCTCGCAG GTGGAGTCGTGGCACTAGCCATCGGCAGCTTCATGGCTGCGGTGAAATTTCACGACCTGACAGAAAGGATCGCCAACTTCCAGGAGAGGCTCTTTCAGTTTGTAGTGGTGGAAGAACAGTATGAAGAATCATTTTGGATATGCGTGGCGAGCGCCTCAGCCCACGCAGCAAACTTGGTTGTGGTGGCAATCAGTCAAATTCCCCTTCCAGAAATCAAGACTAAAATGGAAGAGGCCACAGTTACCCCGGAGGACATTTTATACTGA